The following proteins come from a genomic window of Brevibacillus antibioticus:
- the polA gene encoding DNA polymerase I gives MSHFVLIDGNSVANRAFYALPLLSTSAGLHTNAVLGFTTMLLKVLEEMKPTHIMVAFDAGKVVFRHSEYAEYKGGRSKTPPELSEQFPLIRELLDAFSIKRFELEGYEADDIIGTLTKQADEQAWKTTVITGDKDMLQLVSEQVSVALTRKGVSEIELYTPKEIHEKYGLKPLQIIDLKGLMGDSSDNIPGVPGVGEKTALKLLHEYGSVEQVLENIDKVSGKKLQENLRENVDKANMSKALATILREAPVELDVQETGYEGYDGVPLSEFFKKMEFKSLLSKIKVAQPAAGSEQADAKPFSFEMISEENKAAYESKLTSPMALYIEMDGENYHHAPFLGVGLAAEDTVMFVPWDVAKEWQVLCEWLADPAKEKWVFDGKRDTVGLAWHDFAIKGISFDVYLASYLLNAAESNPTLDSIAAQYAQTRVLSDEEVYGKGAKRLVPEMDVLSEHVAHKAAAIWQSVPVLREQLAENEMEKLLGELEAPLSMVLALMEKQGVKVNSERLVQMGEDLDKKLAALTDQIYELAGGAFNINSPKQLGEILFDRLSLPVLKKTKTGPSTSADVLEKLAPYHPIIDAILTFRQLGKLRSTYIEGLTKEIHTKTSKVHTLYNQATTATGRLSSTDPNLQNIPIRMEEGRKIREAFIPSEDGWYMLAADYSQIELRILAHISQDENLIDAFQKGMDIHTRTAMDVFGVSEEEVTSLMRRQAKAVNFGIVYGISDYGLSQNLNITRKEAGDFIERYFDVFSGVKRWMDEIVQQAKADGHVTTLLNRRRYLPDIRSSNFNLRSFAERTAMNTPIQGTAADVIKLAMIRMQEAIEEKGLDSRMLLQVHDELVFEVPENELEVMRQLVPEVMESALSLNVPLKVDVSDGRTWYDAK, from the coding sequence TTGAGTCATTTTGTGTTGATTGATGGAAACAGTGTTGCGAACCGGGCGTTTTATGCGCTCCCTTTGTTGTCCACATCGGCAGGACTGCATACGAACGCAGTGCTGGGCTTTACGACTATGCTGTTAAAAGTGTTGGAGGAAATGAAGCCGACGCATATCATGGTTGCTTTTGACGCGGGAAAAGTCGTGTTTCGCCATAGCGAGTATGCAGAGTACAAAGGGGGACGCAGCAAAACTCCGCCGGAGCTGTCTGAACAGTTTCCACTGATTCGGGAGCTGTTGGATGCCTTCTCAATCAAACGCTTCGAGCTGGAAGGCTACGAGGCGGATGACATTATCGGTACGTTGACGAAGCAGGCAGATGAGCAAGCTTGGAAAACGACGGTCATTACCGGAGATAAAGATATGCTGCAGCTCGTGTCCGAGCAGGTATCCGTCGCTTTGACACGCAAGGGAGTCAGCGAAATCGAGCTGTACACTCCGAAAGAAATTCATGAAAAGTACGGCCTTAAGCCGCTGCAAATAATTGATTTGAAAGGCTTGATGGGCGATTCGTCCGACAACATTCCAGGTGTCCCTGGGGTCGGAGAGAAAACAGCTCTAAAGCTACTGCACGAATACGGCTCTGTCGAGCAAGTACTGGAAAACATCGATAAAGTATCAGGCAAAAAACTGCAAGAGAACCTGCGTGAGAATGTAGACAAGGCGAACATGAGTAAAGCATTGGCAACCATTTTGCGTGAAGCGCCTGTGGAGCTGGATGTGCAAGAGACTGGCTATGAAGGTTATGATGGTGTACCTCTCAGCGAGTTCTTTAAAAAGATGGAGTTCAAATCGCTCTTGTCCAAGATCAAAGTGGCACAGCCAGCAGCTGGAAGCGAACAAGCAGACGCCAAGCCATTTTCGTTTGAGATGATTTCAGAGGAAAACAAAGCGGCGTACGAGTCCAAGCTGACTTCGCCAATGGCTCTTTACATCGAAATGGACGGGGAAAACTATCATCATGCGCCATTCCTCGGAGTTGGGCTGGCTGCGGAAGATACGGTGATGTTCGTTCCGTGGGACGTAGCCAAGGAGTGGCAGGTGCTCTGTGAGTGGCTGGCAGACCCGGCGAAGGAGAAATGGGTATTTGACGGCAAGCGAGACACAGTTGGACTCGCTTGGCATGATTTTGCGATAAAAGGTATCAGCTTTGATGTATACCTCGCTTCTTACCTGCTGAATGCGGCTGAGAGCAACCCGACCTTGGATAGCATTGCGGCACAATACGCACAGACACGGGTATTGTCAGATGAAGAGGTGTACGGCAAGGGTGCCAAGCGCCTTGTTCCTGAAATGGACGTGCTTAGCGAGCATGTGGCGCATAAAGCGGCAGCCATCTGGCAGAGCGTGCCTGTATTGCGCGAGCAGTTGGCGGAGAACGAAATGGAAAAGCTGCTCGGCGAATTGGAAGCCCCGCTGAGTATGGTATTGGCTCTCATGGAAAAGCAAGGCGTGAAGGTAAATAGTGAGCGCCTTGTGCAAATGGGGGAAGACTTGGATAAAAAGCTCGCAGCTCTGACAGATCAAATTTACGAGCTGGCGGGTGGGGCATTCAACATCAACTCGCCGAAGCAATTGGGTGAAATTTTGTTTGATCGCTTGTCTCTGCCAGTATTGAAAAAGACCAAAACCGGGCCTTCTACGAGTGCGGATGTATTAGAGAAGCTAGCCCCGTATCATCCGATCATCGATGCGATCCTGACCTTCCGTCAGCTCGGCAAGCTTCGTTCTACGTATATTGAGGGCTTGACCAAGGAAATCCATACGAAGACGAGTAAGGTGCATACGCTTTACAACCAAGCGACTACGGCGACAGGGCGCCTGTCCAGTACGGACCCGAATCTGCAAAACATCCCGATCCGCATGGAAGAAGGACGCAAGATTCGTGAGGCGTTTATCCCGTCAGAGGACGGCTGGTACATGCTGGCGGCCGACTATTCCCAGATTGAGCTGCGGATTTTGGCCCATATTTCGCAAGACGAAAACTTGATTGACGCCTTTCAAAAAGGAATGGATATTCATACTCGCACCGCCATGGACGTATTTGGTGTGAGTGAGGAAGAAGTGACCTCGCTAATGCGCCGTCAGGCCAAAGCGGTCAACTTCGGGATCGTATACGGCATCAGCGATTATGGTTTATCGCAAAACCTCAATATTACCCGTAAAGAAGCTGGGGACTTTATTGAGCGCTACTTTGATGTCTTCTCCGGTGTGAAGCGCTGGATGGACGAGATTGTTCAACAGGCGAAGGCGGATGGCCATGTGACGACCTTGTTGAACCGCCGCCGCTACCTGCCTGATATTCGCAGCAGCAACTTTAACCTGCGTTCGTTTGCTGAGCGTACTGCGATGAACACGCCGATCCAAGGTACTGCTGCCGATGTGATCAAGCTCGCGATGATTCGCATGCAGGAGGCAATCGAGGAGAAAGGTCTCGATAGCCGCATGCTTTTGCAGGTGCACGATGAGCTTGTATTTGAAGTGCCAGAAAATGAGCTTGAGGTCATGCGCCAGCTGGTGCCAGAAGTGATGGAGAGTGCGCTGTCCCTCAACGTGCCGCTCAAGGTGGACGTGAGTGACGGACGAACCTGGTACGATGCGAAGTAG
- a CDS encoding DHA2 family efflux MFS transporter permease subunit codes for MAEAVAHREEKSGNGGMWLSLLAILSGTFVAILNNSLINVALPAMVNIFGSSTETMQWVLTGYMLANAVMIPMSGSLSAKFGAKKIFVLSLSAFTFSSILCSLAWSDSSLIAFRVVQGVSGGMIMPIGMSMIYMIVPREKIGMALGIFGIASMTAPALGPTLGGYLIEFLSWQFLFLVGVPFGIFAVIMSIVLLKETPKKPELKFDFLGAFLAIVGFGTLLLALSKGQAEGWTSFFIVSLFFVAVMSLILFVWVELGKESPLLDLRLLKIPTFTISILTSGFVMMGMMGGIFLMPIFLQNIQGLTAMESGILLMPQSIAMAIMMPISGKLMDKYGIGPIGLVGLTIMSITTYELHNLSADSMHSWIDMILTIRGIGIGLCMMTLSTVGMNAVPRTSVGDASPLSNVLRQVMSSFAIAILTVIMQARQNFHMASISDNLNTDMATQFISGISGMYAQVGVDAASATGGASAILYGMMAKESLVQGIGDTFLVSVIPIVLSIPLLYFLHKKPKKAQQVPATEKATA; via the coding sequence ATGGCGGAAGCGGTGGCGCACCGAGAGGAGAAAAGCGGGAACGGCGGCATGTGGCTGTCTCTTCTCGCAATTCTCTCAGGAACCTTCGTTGCGATTCTGAACAATAGCTTGATTAACGTTGCCCTGCCTGCCATGGTCAATATTTTTGGTTCGAGTACCGAGACCATGCAGTGGGTATTAACTGGATATATGCTGGCAAACGCCGTCATGATTCCGATGAGCGGCTCGTTGTCTGCCAAATTTGGGGCAAAAAAAATATTTGTACTCTCCTTATCCGCGTTTACTTTTTCGTCCATCCTTTGTTCCTTGGCGTGGAGTGACTCTTCGCTGATTGCTTTTCGGGTCGTGCAAGGTGTCAGCGGGGGGATGATCATGCCAATCGGGATGTCGATGATTTACATGATCGTTCCGCGTGAAAAGATCGGTATGGCATTGGGGATATTCGGGATCGCATCCATGACAGCCCCTGCGCTGGGCCCGACATTGGGTGGGTATCTCATCGAATTTTTAAGCTGGCAATTTCTCTTCCTAGTCGGTGTACCCTTTGGTATTTTTGCGGTGATCATGAGTATTGTTCTGCTCAAGGAAACGCCGAAAAAGCCAGAGTTGAAGTTCGACTTTTTGGGAGCATTTCTGGCCATCGTCGGCTTCGGGACCCTGCTGCTCGCTTTAAGTAAAGGGCAAGCAGAGGGCTGGACCTCCTTTTTCATCGTCAGTCTGTTTTTCGTTGCCGTGATGAGCTTGATCCTGTTTGTTTGGGTGGAGCTGGGGAAAGAAAGTCCGCTGCTCGATCTTCGGCTTTTGAAGATTCCTACCTTCACCATCAGTATTTTGACTTCCGGCTTCGTTATGATGGGGATGATGGGCGGTATCTTCCTGATGCCGATTTTCCTCCAAAACATTCAGGGCTTGACGGCTATGGAATCTGGAATCCTGCTGATGCCGCAATCGATTGCCATGGCGATCATGATGCCAATCAGCGGAAAGCTGATGGATAAATACGGGATTGGACCGATTGGGTTGGTCGGCTTGACCATTATGAGCATCACGACGTATGAATTGCACAATCTATCTGCTGACAGCATGCATTCGTGGATCGATATGATCTTGACCATTCGCGGGATTGGAATCGGATTGTGCATGATGACACTGTCTACTGTAGGGATGAACGCCGTTCCTCGTACAAGTGTGGGGGATGCTTCTCCGCTGTCCAATGTATTGCGTCAGGTCATGAGCTCGTTTGCCATTGCGATTTTGACAGTGATCATGCAGGCGCGTCAAAACTTCCACATGGCCTCAATCTCTGACAACTTGAATACGGATATGGCGACGCAGTTTATTAGTGGCATTTCAGGAATGTATGCACAAGTAGGGGTAGATGCGGCGAGTGCGACAGGGGGAGCCAGCGCGATTTTGTACGGAATGATGGCAAAAGAATCGTTGGTCCAAGGTATCGGGGATACTTTCCTCGTCTCAGTTATCCCTATTGTCCTTTCGATTCCACTTCTGTACTTCCTGCATAAAAAGCCGAAAAAAGCTCAACAGGTGCCAGCAACCGAGAAGGCAACAGCCTAA
- a CDS encoding DMT family transporter, which yields MNQSLEKPLFPPYLALLIGVIAISSSAIFVKLSDAPAPIIATYRLIFSVLLTLPFLCWNRGAIAEIGKTSKKVWLLCILSGAFLASHFLLWFESLNYTSVASSTVLVTLQPLFAFIGGYFFFGEKVRFLALSGGLLAIAGSFVIGWGDFQVGGMALWGDFLALMGAVTVTGYWLVGQYVRQHMSSFAYTLVVYTATSVILVAYDLAFGYSLVGYPAADWGWFFCLALFPTLLGHSIFNWIIKWLNTTTISMGILGEPIGTAILAYFILGEVVTPPQWIGGLIIIAGIYVFIRFNQSAKGVSSIEQATGEPKKLA from the coding sequence ATGAATCAATCTTTGGAAAAACCGTTATTCCCCCCGTATTTGGCTCTCTTAATCGGGGTGATCGCCATTTCCTCTTCTGCGATCTTTGTAAAACTATCAGATGCGCCTGCTCCAATTATCGCTACGTATCGCCTGATTTTTTCCGTTCTCTTAACGCTTCCTTTTTTATGCTGGAATCGTGGTGCAATCGCAGAGATTGGAAAAACGTCCAAAAAAGTATGGCTACTCTGTATTTTATCGGGAGCCTTTTTGGCAAGCCACTTTCTGTTGTGGTTTGAATCGCTGAACTACACTTCTGTAGCCAGTTCTACTGTGCTCGTTACGTTACAGCCATTATTTGCCTTCATCGGCGGTTATTTCTTTTTTGGTGAAAAAGTCCGATTTCTGGCTCTATCCGGCGGCTTGCTGGCGATTGCAGGAAGCTTCGTGATTGGCTGGGGAGATTTTCAAGTAGGCGGCATGGCTCTGTGGGGGGATTTCCTTGCATTGATGGGAGCTGTCACCGTGACGGGCTACTGGCTGGTCGGGCAGTACGTTCGCCAGCATATGTCTTCCTTTGCCTATACACTCGTCGTCTATACGGCAACCAGCGTGATTCTGGTCGCCTATGATCTGGCTTTCGGGTATTCGCTCGTCGGTTACCCTGCGGCGGATTGGGGCTGGTTCTTCTGTCTCGCCCTGTTTCCGACCTTGCTTGGACATTCTATTTTTAACTGGATTATTAAATGGCTCAATACGACGACGATCTCCATGGGGATTTTGGGAGAACCGATCGGGACTGCGATTCTCGCTTACTTCATCTTGGGTGAAGTAGTAACGCCTCCACAATGGATCGGTGGCTTGATCATTATCGCCGGCATTTATGTGTTCATTCGTTTTAACCAATCTGCTAAAGGAGTGTCCTCCATTGAACAAGCAACCGGAGAACCGAAAAAGCTTGCGTGA
- a CDS encoding N-acetylmuramoyl-L-alanine amidase family protein, with the protein MRNLQAIFRIAAFILILICIPTRSEALPLTPFHILIDVGHGGVDSGTSYGGLYEKDINLQIAKQLYQQLTTAGYTVALNRNKDIALSDENRWLDNRSRHIRDLAQRKNLAKEIGPQMLLSLHVNWASNARRRGAILLYQDTEQSYMLAELLQNSLNKLTGTNNQPVKGKTYYMLRHNYCPSVIVEMGFISNAQDREMLTNPKAQEKIAQAITEAVSEYVKRSGNLKTEASVQESWWRKLMSSLLDKL; encoded by the coding sequence ATGAGAAACTTACAGGCTATTTTCCGTATCGCTGCTTTCATACTTATCCTCATCTGTATCCCGACGCGAAGCGAGGCATTGCCCCTCACCCCCTTTCACATTTTGATTGATGTAGGTCATGGGGGTGTGGATTCGGGAACCTCTTATGGGGGTTTGTACGAAAAAGACATCAATCTGCAAATTGCCAAGCAACTTTACCAACAGTTGACAACAGCTGGCTATACGGTGGCCTTGAATCGGAACAAAGATATCGCACTGAGCGATGAGAATCGGTGGTTGGACAACCGATCGAGGCATATTCGGGATTTGGCGCAGCGGAAGAATTTGGCGAAAGAGATCGGTCCCCAGATGTTGCTCAGTCTGCATGTAAACTGGGCGTCTAATGCGCGGCGACGGGGTGCCATTCTTTTGTACCAAGATACCGAACAAAGCTATATGCTGGCAGAACTGCTGCAAAACTCGCTGAACAAGCTGACAGGGACGAACAACCAGCCAGTCAAGGGCAAGACGTACTACATGCTCCGTCATAACTACTGTCCGTCTGTCATCGTGGAGATGGGGTTTATCAGCAATGCGCAGGACCGCGAAATGTTAACGAATCCCAAAGCACAAGAAAAAATCGCTCAGGCCATTACAGAAGCCGTGAGCGAATACGTAAAGCGGTCGGGAAATCTGAAAACGGAGGCTAGTGTGCAGGAGAGCTGGTGGCGAAAATTAATGAGCAGTTTGCTGGATAAGCTTTGA
- a CDS encoding efflux RND transporter periplasmic adaptor subunit: protein MKKTAQWKTIAAVMAAVSLIAAGCSETSSATQTSENVPVVKTWKVTSGSTGVIANGKVAASEEIQVVSKVSGKAASVKVKEGAVVKQGDVLVTLEAADYQQQINQAQAAIAGAQAKLRDTKAGARNEQLTQLGSIVTQAEASLKVVESNYNRMKALFDAGALSQAELEKSSLELEKARTGLEQAQAQYDLAKAGPTADTVAALQAEVSRLGSNLELAKSNYDNTIIRAPITGIVAKRSVDPGEMAAAGTPLMVLVNMADVKVEASVPENQINQVKVGSTVDVKVGSLGGKVLKGAVEFVSPISDTNSSSFPVKVKVNNQDGLLRAGMVAEVMLQGQVTAGTKLPTSAVLEKDSKHYVYTVDANVVHQVEVAVENASGDWTTVTNGVKDNDQIVLNPTDKLSEGSKVIAN from the coding sequence ATGAAAAAGACAGCACAATGGAAAACAATCGCTGCAGTCATGGCCGCCGTTTCGCTTATTGCAGCGGGCTGTAGCGAGACATCTTCAGCAACGCAAACGAGTGAGAACGTCCCTGTTGTGAAGACATGGAAGGTGACTTCTGGCTCTACGGGTGTCATCGCCAATGGTAAGGTGGCAGCATCTGAGGAGATCCAAGTCGTTTCGAAAGTTTCTGGAAAAGCAGCGAGCGTGAAAGTAAAAGAAGGCGCAGTCGTCAAGCAAGGCGATGTTCTGGTCACGCTGGAGGCTGCTGATTATCAGCAGCAGATCAATCAGGCACAGGCAGCCATTGCAGGTGCTCAGGCAAAGCTGAGAGATACAAAAGCAGGTGCGCGCAATGAGCAATTGACGCAGCTTGGAAGTATTGTCACCCAGGCAGAAGCCAGCCTAAAGGTGGTAGAAAGCAACTACAATCGGATGAAAGCACTGTTTGATGCAGGCGCATTGTCCCAGGCTGAGTTGGAGAAATCTTCGCTGGAATTGGAAAAGGCGCGCACAGGTCTTGAACAGGCGCAAGCCCAATACGATCTGGCAAAAGCAGGCCCAACTGCCGACACGGTAGCGGCTCTGCAAGCAGAAGTGAGCCGTTTGGGCTCCAATCTCGAGCTGGCGAAAAGCAATTATGACAATACCATTATTCGTGCGCCAATCACAGGTATCGTCGCCAAGCGCTCGGTTGACCCGGGAGAAATGGCAGCAGCTGGGACGCCTCTGATGGTGCTTGTAAATATGGCAGATGTCAAAGTAGAAGCAAGTGTACCGGAAAACCAGATCAACCAAGTGAAGGTCGGCTCTACTGTTGATGTGAAGGTAGGCAGTCTGGGTGGGAAAGTGCTGAAAGGTGCCGTTGAGTTTGTCTCTCCGATTTCCGATACCAACAGCAGTTCTTTCCCAGTCAAAGTGAAGGTAAATAATCAGGACGGCTTGCTGCGCGCAGGTATGGTAGCAGAGGTTATGCTCCAAGGCCAGGTAACGGCAGGAACAAAATTACCGACGTCAGCTGTGTTGGAAAAGGACAGCAAGCATTACGTCTATACCGTAGACGCCAACGTTGTACACCAGGTGGAAGTTGCGGTAGAGAATGCAAGCGGCGACTGGACAACTGTCACGAATGGCGTCAAAGACAATGATCAAATTGTGCTAAATCCGACAGACAAACTGTCCGAGGGCAGCAAGGTGATCGCAAACTAA
- a CDS encoding divergent polysaccharide deacetylase family protein, with protein sequence MYGRNLIPILLTLFLSLGAIPVTANPNPDPAPAVKKLMAFVIDDFGNNMQGTEEILAMPVPLTVAVMPFMPSTKQDAELAHQKGHDVLVHMPMEPMKGKRSWLGPGAITADLSDDEIRTRVEKAIDDVPHAIGMNNHMGSKITADERIMRIIMKVVKERGLFYLDSKTTDKSVAGKVAAEMGVPHAVNQIFLDDVYSVPHITKQMELVCKRIHNHSLCIAIGHVGPPGKKTASLLRQYIPRIQKEAEFVTISKLIQQTAH encoded by the coding sequence ATGTATGGGAGGAATTTGATTCCGATCTTGCTCACGCTTTTTCTTTCCCTTGGGGCGATTCCAGTGACTGCTAACCCCAATCCAGACCCCGCACCCGCTGTCAAAAAGCTGATGGCATTTGTCATTGATGATTTCGGGAACAACATGCAAGGGACGGAGGAAATATTAGCAATGCCAGTCCCTCTGACTGTTGCCGTCATGCCGTTTATGCCCAGCACGAAGCAGGATGCCGAGCTCGCTCATCAAAAAGGACATGATGTACTCGTTCACATGCCGATGGAGCCAATGAAAGGAAAACGCTCCTGGCTCGGTCCTGGAGCCATTACGGCTGATCTGTCCGACGATGAGATTCGCACTCGCGTGGAGAAAGCGATTGATGATGTGCCACATGCAATTGGCATGAATAACCATATGGGCTCAAAAATTACGGCTGACGAGCGAATCATGCGCATCATCATGAAGGTCGTCAAAGAACGCGGCCTTTTTTACCTGGACAGCAAGACTACCGATAAAAGCGTGGCGGGGAAAGTCGCAGCCGAAATGGGCGTCCCCCATGCAGTGAATCAAATTTTTCTGGATGACGTATACTCGGTCCCACATATTACAAAGCAGATGGAGCTCGTCTGCAAACGAATCCACAACCATTCCTTATGTATCGCGATAGGCCATGTTGGGCCTCCTGGCAAGAAAACAGCCTCCCTTCTGCGCCAGTACATCCCGCGAATTCAGAAGGAGGCCGAATTTGTAACCATTTCAAAGCTTATCCAGCAAACTGCTCATTAA
- a CDS encoding MarR family winged helix-turn-helix transcriptional regulator — protein sequence MNKSLHIRDLLKRLNKTFGTMATKELSQYGVTVPQLMVIREIHPDPKTIGQISKAVDLSYSTVSGIIDRLEREQLVERVRDENDRRVVWIRKTPKICELFAKVDFFSENFYQRIFHGFSDEDLDIIIQSMETLILKLEERES from the coding sequence ATGAATAAATCACTGCATATTCGGGACTTGTTAAAACGGTTGAACAAGACATTTGGCACGATGGCTACTAAAGAACTGTCCCAATATGGTGTGACTGTCCCGCAGCTAATGGTCATTCGAGAAATCCATCCTGATCCCAAAACGATCGGTCAGATAAGCAAAGCTGTAGACTTATCGTACAGCACCGTTTCTGGTATCATAGATCGTTTGGAACGAGAACAACTCGTAGAACGTGTACGTGATGAGAATGACCGGCGTGTTGTCTGGATTCGTAAAACACCGAAGATTTGCGAGCTTTTCGCAAAAGTTGATTTTTTCTCAGAGAACTTTTACCAGCGGATTTTCCATGGATTTTCCGATGAGGATTTAGACATCATTATTCAGTCGATGGAAACATTGATTTTGAAACTAGAAGAACGAGAAAGTTGA
- a CDS encoding HlyD family secretion protein, whose translation MKRKLVLYVILLLFVAGGGGIGYYYWYQGAHYVTTQDARIAGDIYRVMPKMTGKLTGLAVKEGDTVIADQIVGQQDTTNVATTMLENSVLRSPITGTVIKTQAKEGEIVSTGQSVALVMDENKLYISANLEETEIERLKLGQKVDFTIDAYPGKKLGGHLMEIGKATNSTFSLMPAANTSGNFTKVTQRIPIKIAIDDTAGLDLVAGLNAEIKVHVKEM comes from the coding sequence ATGAAGCGAAAACTGGTTTTGTATGTCATTTTGCTCCTGTTCGTGGCAGGTGGTGGAGGAATCGGTTACTACTATTGGTATCAAGGCGCACATTATGTGACCACACAAGATGCTCGGATTGCGGGAGACATTTATCGCGTCATGCCCAAAATGACAGGCAAACTGACCGGACTCGCTGTCAAAGAAGGCGACACCGTTATAGCGGATCAAATCGTAGGGCAGCAAGATACAACTAACGTAGCAACGACGATGCTGGAAAACAGCGTGTTGCGTTCCCCCATTACAGGTACGGTGATTAAAACGCAAGCAAAAGAGGGAGAGATTGTTTCGACAGGGCAATCGGTAGCTCTCGTGATGGACGAAAACAAATTGTACATCTCCGCCAATTTGGAAGAGACTGAGATCGAACGGTTGAAACTCGGCCAAAAAGTCGATTTTACGATTGACGCTTACCCAGGTAAGAAATTGGGCGGTCATTTGATGGAGATCGGAAAAGCGACGAATTCTACATTTTCCTTGATGCCAGCAGCCAACACGAGCGGGAACTTCACCAAGGTAACCCAGCGTATCCCGATCAAAATCGCCATAGATGACACAGCAGGTCTGGACCTCGTGGCCGGATTGAATGCCGAGATCAAAGTGCACGTGAAGGAGATGTAA